The Gammaproteobacteria bacterium genome segment TGTCCGTCGTCGACGCCCACTGCCACGGCGTACGACTCGCCGACCTGCTCGCGCAGCCACCAACGGGATGGGCCGACAGGATCACGCTGATCGGGATGTGCATGGCCTCGTCCGTAACGGCCGCCGCCGAGTCGCGGAAGCAGGTCTCGGCGCTCACCGAGTGGACGATGTTCGCCTCCGCCGGGCGCCGGTGGCTGGCGCACTGGCTCGGAGTCGACGAGTCCGACGTGGACGAGGCGAGGATGACCAGGCTTCGAGACGACGCGGCCGCCTACCTCGGCGGCCTCATGGCCGACCAGAGGATCACGGACCTCTTCGTCGACGACGGCTACCCGCAACCGCCGGTCGACGCGGCGCAGTTCGGCGCGCTGGTCGGAGCCAACGCCCACCGTGTGGCCAGGATCGAACCGATCATCGACCGTGTGTGCGCGCAGGCCGACACGCTCGACGACGCCGTGGCGGCGTTCGAGGCGGAACTCGACGCCTGCGGCCGTGACCCGTCCTGCATCGCGTACAAGTCGATCATCGCCTACCGGAGCGGCCTCGACGTCGAGGATCCATGTGACGACGACGTGGCCACATCGTTCTCGGCGTGGAATGCGAGCGGTCTCGCCGGTGGTCGCCGCGAGACCAAGGCGCTGCGAGACCGATTTCTGCACATCACCTGTCGCAAGGCGGCCACCCATGACAAGGCCGTCCACATCCACTCCGGGGCCGGCGACCCCGACGTGCTGCTGGCCCACGCCCACGCAGCCGGCCTGGCGCCGCTCATCGCCGCCCATCCCGCCACCGCCATCGTGCTCATCCACGCCGGGTTCCCCTGGATCGAGGAGGCCGCCTACCTCGCCGGTATGTACCCGAACGTCCACATCGAGCTGTCCCTCTTCAACCCCTGGGCGACGCTCGACCTCGACCGGGGACTGCGGACCATCCTCGGGCTCGTGCCCACCTCCAAGGTGATGTACGGGTCCGACGAGGCGTCGGAGCCCGAAGTGCTGTGGATCTCGGCACGCCTGTTCCGCCGAGTCCTGGCCCGGGTTCTGGTCGGCGCCGTCGGCGACGACCTTCTCACACCGGCCGAGGGTGTGCGTACCGGCGAAGGCATCCTGGGCGCCAACGCCCTGCGGCTGCACGGGCTGGCGGCGACGTGAGGGAATCCGGACAAGCCACGGCAGACGTGGCCGCTGCCGTCAGCGCTCACATGAAACACCGCTCCGCCGAGTTTCTGTCGCTCCTCGACGAACTGGTCTCGATCGACTCGGGTCGTGACGCACCCGAGGGCATCGTCAAGGTCCAGGATGTGATCGTGAACCGCCTCACACGACTCGAAGGCGTCACGGTCGAGCGTGGGCATGAGGGCGGAATCGATCATCTGGCCGTCACGATTCCGGGTGGCGATGCGAGGGTGGTCCTGCTCGGTCACGCCGACACCGTCTTGGCGCGGGGAACGGCGGCGGAACGACCGCTTCGCGTGGAGGGACATGTCGCATTCGGCCCGGGAGTGGCCGACATGAAGGGGGGACTGGCGATGGCGGCCCTGGTCTGTGAAGCCCTCGTCGACGTTGGCGACCATCCCACGATCGAACTGGTCGTCGTCGGAGACGAGGAGACCCGGCTGGTGGCGCCCCCGTTCATGGACCGGATCGAGAGGGCCGACGCGTGTTTCGTCCTCGAGTGTGGGCGTCCCGGTGGCGGCTTCATAGTCCGGCGCAAAGGGGGACTCTGGGTGCGGCTGGAAGCCAAGGGCCGATCGGCCCATGCCGGCGTTCAGCCGGACTGGGGAACGTCGGCGATCGTGCAACTCTGTCAGACGGTGGTCGCCGTCGCCGAACTCCACCGGACGCGGGACGACCTCACCGTGTCCGTGGGCACGATCGCGGGAGGCTCCGCCCCCAACGTCGTCGCAGCGGAAGCCTGGGCCGACGTCGACATCCGGGCTTTCGGCGACGACGACCTCGACTGGGCTCGCCGCCGCGTCTTCGACATATGTGAGCGCTCATCGCTGTCGGTGTACGAGACGGGACGTTGGCCCCCGATGGGACTGGTGGACGAGAGTCTCTCCAACTTGTACCAGGGCGCCGGCCGAAGCCTCTCGGTGCCACTCCATCCGGAGTCCACCGGTGGCATGTCCGACGGCTGCTGGACGTCGACGGCGGGGATTCCCACCATCGACGGGGTCGGCCCGGAGGGCAGCAACGACCATTCACCCGAGGAACACATCGACCTGGCGAGCGTGCCTGCCCGGGCAGGGGCGTTGGCCGGTGCTATCGCCGCAACGACACGGAATAGGAGATAGAGAATGAAGAAATTGTATGCGCTGATCATCGCCGTGGCACTGACGCTCACGGCCTGTGGCGCAAACACAGCACCCGCCACGACCACGACGGAGGGGCCGTCGGTTACTACGACCGCTGGAGGCCAAGCGGCCCCAGTTGAGCCGATCCTGATCGGCTTCGTCGGGGACTTCTCCGACATTTACTCCTTCTACGACACCCCGGTGCGTGAAGGCGCCGAGTTGGCCGTTGCCGAGATCAACGCCGCCGGTGGTGTTCTCGGTCGCCCTCTCGAGTTCGTGGCCCGCGACGGTCGAAACAACCAGGACGAGACGATGCGTGCGACGCAGGAGTTGATCGGCCAGGGTGCCGCCTATCTGATCGGGTCAACCGGGGATCCGTATCTCGCCCAGGCCAGCCTTGCGTGCGAGGCCGGGATTCCCATCTCGACCGGTGACGGCACCGCTCCCACGCTCGTGGGAGACGCCGGGCCTTGTGCCTTCCAGTTGATCATGAGCGACAACCTGCAGGGCGCCGTCGACGCCGAGTACGCCTGGGGTCAGGGATACAAGACCGCATACCTGCTCCGCTCGACCGAGATCCCGTACACGAATGACTTGCCCACCTACTTCGCTGCGGCTTTCGAGCATGCCGGCGGCAAGGTCATCGGTGAAGACGTCTATCGGATCGACGCCGGCGACTACAACGTGCAGGTGACGGCGATCGCCGCTCTCGACCCGGCGCCGGACGTGATCTTCACGCCCATGTTCATTCCCGACACGCCCGTGTTCCTGCGTCAGCTCCGTGCGGCAGGCATCGAGATTCCGGTTCTCAGCACAGACGGCGCCGTCGACGCCAGCATCCTCGAAGCAGGAGACGCCGTCGAAGGGCTCGTGGCGACGACACACGCCTGGCCTGCCGATGACAACGCCATGGCCAAGTTCTATGCCAAGTACAAGGAGGCGACGGGCGCCGACCCGGAGTCACCGGTGGTCGCCATCGGCTATGACGAGATCTACATCGTCAAGCAGATCATCGAGGACGCCGGCTCGGCCGATCCCGCAGCCATGATCACCGCGTTGTTGAATCTCAAAGGATTCCAGGGTGTGACCGGTTCGCTGAGCATGGATCCGACCACGAGGCGGGTCGACAAAGAGGTCACCCTCGTCGAGATCTCGGGAGGCGAAATCCGCTTCCTTGACCAGTTCATGCCCGGCTTCATCCCGCAAGTTGGCTGAATGATGCTGAAGGTGCAGGGACTGTCGGCCGGATATGGACCTGTAGAGGTCCTGGCCGACCTGTCCCTGCACGTCGGCGAAGGCGAGGTCGTGGCGGTGCTCGGTGCCAACGGCGCCGGGAAGTCCACACTCTTGAACTCCCTCGTCGGCATCGTGACTCCCCGCTCCGGCTCGATCGAGTTCGACGGACGACAGATCGCCGGTCAAGCCACCGAGGACATCGTCCGGGGCGGCCTCACCCTCGTCCCGGAGGGTCGCAACGTGTTCGCTCGACTCACCGTCGCCGAGAACCTGGTGGTGGGCGCGTACAGTCGAAGGGGGAGGAACGTCAAAGCCGATCTCGACAGGCTCCTGGAACGGTTCCCGATCCTGGCGGCACGTCAGCATCAGACGGCCGGGAC includes the following:
- a CDS encoding ATP-binding cassette domain-containing protein; the protein is MMLKVQGLSAGYGPVEVLADLSLHVGEGEVVAVLGANGAGKSTLLNSLVGIVTPRSGSIEFDGRQIAGQATEDIVRGGLTLVPEGRNVFARLTVAENLVVGAYSRRGRNVKADLDRLLERFPILAARQHQTAGTLSGGEQQQLVIARTLMSRPKMILLDEPSLGLAPVIVDVVFDLIRELRDTDGLTMVLVEQSISHALDVSS
- a CDS encoding M20/M25/M40 family metallo-hydrolase, translated to MRESGQATADVAAAVSAHMKHRSAEFLSLLDELVSIDSGRDAPEGIVKVQDVIVNRLTRLEGVTVERGHEGGIDHLAVTIPGGDARVVLLGHADTVLARGTAAERPLRVEGHVAFGPGVADMKGGLAMAALVCEALVDVGDHPTIELVVVGDEETRLVAPPFMDRIERADACFVLECGRPGGGFIVRRKGGLWVRLEAKGRSAHAGVQPDWGTSAIVQLCQTVVAVAELHRTRDDLTVSVGTIAGGSAPNVVAAEAWADVDIRAFGDDDLDWARRRVFDICERSSLSVYETGRWPPMGLVDESLSNLYQGAGRSLSVPLHPESTGGMSDGCWTSTAGIPTIDGVGPEGSNDHSPEEHIDLASVPARAGALAGAIAATTRNRR
- a CDS encoding amidohydrolase family protein, producing SVVDAHCHGVRLADLLAQPPTGWADRITLIGMCMASSVTAAAESRKQVSALTEWTMFASAGRRWLAHWLGVDESDVDEARMTRLRDDAAAYLGGLMADQRITDLFVDDGYPQPPVDAAQFGALVGANAHRVARIEPIIDRVCAQADTLDDAVAAFEAELDACGRDPSCIAYKSIIAYRSGLDVEDPCDDDVATSFSAWNASGLAGGRRETKALRDRFLHITCRKAATHDKAVHIHSGAGDPDVLLAHAHAAGLAPLIAAHPATAIVLIHAGFPWIEEAAYLAGMYPNVHIELSLFNPWATLDLDRGLRTILGLVPTSKVMYGSDEASEPEVLWISARLFRRVLARVLVGAVGDDLLTPAEGVRTGEGILGANALRLHGLAAT
- a CDS encoding ABC transporter substrate-binding protein gives rise to the protein MKKLYALIIAVALTLTACGANTAPATTTTEGPSVTTTAGGQAAPVEPILIGFVGDFSDIYSFYDTPVREGAELAVAEINAAGGVLGRPLEFVARDGRNNQDETMRATQELIGQGAAYLIGSTGDPYLAQASLACEAGIPISTGDGTAPTLVGDAGPCAFQLIMSDNLQGAVDAEYAWGQGYKTAYLLRSTEIPYTNDLPTYFAAAFEHAGGKVIGEDVYRIDAGDYNVQVTAIAALDPAPDVIFTPMFIPDTPVFLRQLRAAGIEIPVLSTDGAVDASILEAGDAVEGLVATTHAWPADDNAMAKFYAKYKEATGADPESPVVAIGYDEIYIVKQIIEDAGSADPAAMITALLNLKGFQGVTGSLSMDPTTRRVDKEVTLVEISGGEIRFLDQFMPGFIPQVG